The Pseudomonas sp. MH9.2 genomic interval CAGCCATTATAGGCGGCCAAAAAGTTACTGACTTTAGCAACGATGCCGACGCGGTCCGGGCAAGCAATCACCAGCCGAAAAGTGCGCATGAGGGAAAAACTCCAGAACTTCGCAAAGGCCGCCATTCTAGCGATTACGCAGAGAAACTGCAGTACTCCTCTCGCCGAGTCTGAAACCGCCGAGGTCATTGGGGCCCGCGTCCTCAGGCAGCGCCGCTTTCCATGATAGCTGTCTACTCAGCACCGACTAATGCCCTGCATTAGAAAGGGCCATTATGGCGATATCCTTCAGCGCCCACGGTACAACATCTAATGTCGTCGCACTGTTGCGCAGGGCCTATTTTATAAATAATTGCCCTAAAACTTTTCTTTAATGTTTACTTGATCAAACTGTCTGACTATTATTGCATCACTGCGTCCCTGCCACCCTCTGAACATAAGGTACCCCTTCATGTCCCTGATCAACGAATACCGTGCCACAGAAGAAGCCATCAAAGAACTGCAAGCCCGTTTGAAAAGTCTGTCGCAAGACGACAAACTGCAAACTGAGCTTGAATTTGAAGGCAAGCTGCGCACCCTGATGGGCGAATATCAAAAATCGCTGCGCGACATCATCGCCTTGCTTGATCCAGAGTCCAAAGTTAGCAAGACTCCTCGCGGCGCCGTGAAGACTACCGGCACCAAGCGTGCGCGCAAGGTCAAGCAGTACAAGAACCCGCACAACGGCGAAGTCATTGAAACCAAAGGCGGCAACCACAAGACTCTGAAAGAGTGGAAAGCCAAGTGGGGTGGTGATGTAGTTGAAGGCTGGGCAACTCTGCTGGGCTAAGTGAACACCGGTCGTCAGCAATGACGGCTCATAAAAAAACGCCAGCTTGCTGGCGTTTTTTATTATCTGCCGTTTATGGCCTGCCACGCATTACAGAAAATGTCCCTCCCCCAACCAGATGGCCCTTCAGAGGCTGAAGCGCTCGCGCAGTTGCTGGGCGTAATCCTGCCATTGGCTCAATACCTTAAGCTGGGCCGGTGTAGCACTAAGGGACAACTCAACCAGGGATTTCGTAAAACTTTGTAATGTATTAGGCGCTCCGCTCTCAGCCCGCGATAAGCGCTGCTGACAAAAGGTATACCAGCGCTGTTGCTCCTCGACAGTCAAGGTGTTGGCAAAGTTCCTCGCGCGGTATCTGAATAATAATTCAGGCAGACGCTCATCATCAAAAGGCCATTCGTCGCGGGCCAATTGTTCCGGCTCGGCAGTGCGTACTTGCTCACACAACCGTCGATCACGGTCACCGAGGAACCCGTCATATAACTGCTGCTCCGGGTCTTCACTGGGCGTAAAATTTTCACGGCCATAAACGGCTTTCACTTTATCCTGCCAAAGTTCCTGCGCGTCTGTTAACTGCTGCGCGCGCGCCTGATACTGGGCCATGTCCAATTGCAAACGCTGCTGATCTTCGGCACGCAGCACGTTGAGCGGCGCGACCACCGGGCAGCGGTTTATATGCAACAGCTTGAGCGGCACCGGCAATTCACCGTCGGCAAGATCATCTCGCCGGGTATATAAGCGCTGACGCAATGTATCGGCGTCCTGCTCAAGCAACGGCGCAGGGTCCTGGTGTAAATCACAGACAATCAGCGCATTGCGATTGTGCGGATGCCACGCCAGCGGCAATACCACACCCAAGTAACTGCGCGCAGCGGAGAAGCGCCCGGAGATGTGAACCAGCGGCTGCATCAAACGGATCTGATCCTGCACTCGCTGCTTGCTGCGTAGCTGAAACAAATAGTCATACAGTTTCGGCTGCTTCTCACGAATCAAACGCGCCAAGGCGATCGTAGCGCGCACATCGGACAAGGCATCATGAGCCTGACCGTGATCGATGCTATTGGCGGCGGTCAGACGCTCAAGTTTCAAGGTCACTCGCCCCTCCTCCTCGGGCCAGACGATCCCTTCCGGGCGCAACGCATATGCCGTTCGCACGACATCGATCAAATCCCAACGGCTATTACCGCCCTGCCACTCCCGCGCATAGGGATCGAAAAAATTGCGATACAGGCTGTAACGGGTCACTTCGTCGTCGAAGCGCAGGGTGTTGTAGCCTGCGCCACAGGTGCTTGGTGCCGACAACTCAGCATGCACCCGGGTCATGAAGTCGGCTTCACTCAAACCCTGTTCGGCCAGGCGGTCAGGGGTGATGCCGGTGATCAGGCACGCTGCCGGGTGCGGCAGGATGTCCTCGCTCGGCTGACAGTAGAGGTTAATCGGCGCAGCGATCTCATTGAGCTCAGCGTCCGTGCGGATACCGGCAACCTGAAGCGCACGATCATTGCGCGGGTTGATGCCAGTGGTTTCATAGTCGTACCAAAAGATGCTGGAGGTCACGGGCTATTCCTGAACAGAAGACCGGCAAAGTGTAGGGGGTGCGCAGCAT includes:
- the mvaT gene encoding histone-like nucleoid-structuring protein MvaT, coding for MSLINEYRATEEAIKELQARLKSLSQDDKLQTELEFEGKLRTLMGEYQKSLRDIIALLDPESKVSKTPRGAVKTTGTKRARKVKQYKNPHNGEVIETKGGNHKTLKEWKAKWGGDVVEGWATLLG
- the sbcB gene encoding exodeoxyribonuclease I, which codes for MTSSIFWYDYETTGINPRNDRALQVAGIRTDAELNEIAAPINLYCQPSEDILPHPAACLITGITPDRLAEQGLSEADFMTRVHAELSAPSTCGAGYNTLRFDDEVTRYSLYRNFFDPYAREWQGGNSRWDLIDVVRTAYALRPEGIVWPEEEGRVTLKLERLTAANSIDHGQAHDALSDVRATIALARLIREKQPKLYDYLFQLRSKQRVQDQIRLMQPLVHISGRFSAARSYLGVVLPLAWHPHNRNALIVCDLHQDPAPLLEQDADTLRQRLYTRRDDLADGELPVPLKLLHINRCPVVAPLNVLRAEDQQRLQLDMAQYQARAQQLTDAQELWQDKVKAVYGRENFTPSEDPEQQLYDGFLGDRDRRLCEQVRTAEPEQLARDEWPFDDERLPELLFRYRARNFANTLTVEEQQRWYTFCQQRLSRAESGAPNTLQSFTKSLVELSLSATPAQLKVLSQWQDYAQQLRERFSL